ggtttgagacctctgtgcTAAATTAAGGCTACATGAGTTTGGAAAAGAAGGGTGAGGTGTAGGATACTGAACttgcacactgtacctttaaatctcacattaaaatgcatgtgtTCAACAAACCCACAATAGATAGACAAAGAAACATCTGcatctgaaacaaaaaaaacaaacaatatattttACCTTATTCCCATTCTTCCCAATTTTTGGGTCTTCTTCAATCCACTGTAGGCTCCTACACTGTTTCAGATATACAAGGCTCACACTAGATTAAAGGATTTAGTTTCCACACACAAGCTTGGACAGTGAAGATTactttataaatacatacagCAACACTGAAGATTGACTGCATCTCTTACTTTGTCTGTGGCTCATAAACATCTAGAAAAATACAATACCATAGAATGATGACATTGAACAAttgtatctttattttatatttacatatcaacaataaataaaccatCACCACATTTACAGACACACGCCTCTGCCAATATGAATGGGATAACTTTTGATGTGAAAGGTGATTTATATACAAATTTGTACATGGTTCACACTCCTGGATCAGTTAAGGGTTTATCTAAAGGTAGAAGCCATGATTACTGCAGTGctgtataaacaaaatatttggtTTCCCTTGCACACTACTCGCTGCCCTTCCTGTAAAAGAATATCCATCTCAGTAGATTGcttgtttttctgatttatcTGATTCATGTCCCTGTTCATGCTGTTCATTCCTCTCCTCTATGCCCTCTTGACTCAGACTCAGGTCATATCCACTAGCAATGATTTGGCACTGTGGTAACATTTCCTCCAGTAGGATGATGACCAATCCAGGATTTGAAAGCCCAGGTAGGGAGGACATGTCCAGACGTCGCAGCCccctgcagaacacacacaataaactgGGGGTGTTTTGACCTATCGAAACACAGGCTAaatcagaaagagagagagcggcaTGTGCACCTATTCATTGCTCCACTACACCCATTGTACATACAGTTTTCCTGAGCACCAAATATCAAAACTGACTTATGCTTCAAAGACATCTGCAATAATAAAGAGtctaaataaaaaccaaaaaaataacaagaaatgACATACATTACACAGAGTTACCCTGTCTACTGCAGCTTAAACAAGTATTGttagtatttagtatttgtGTAGTAATAACTATGTTGTGAGTGTTTGGATAATTACTTGAGGTTCCTCAGTGCAGCCAGGCCTCCTGTGGTGATGCGTGGGCAGTGAGAGATATCCAGCTCCTCCAAAGAGTCCTGGAACACATGGAGTCTGGCCAGGAACCAGTCATCCACTTCAGGACACCCTTGTAATGACAGAGTCCTTAGAGATTGCTGACCCACTGAGGGAAGACAAATCAAATTATAAACACTGAACTCACATTATGACCATGAATCAACTGTACATGTCCTTGAGTACGATTGATGCTGCCTTTAATGTACATTGGAAACTCATAAGTTGGGCACTGGGAGTGACCTCACCCCCAAGTTGCATTCCTGTTTAAAACACAGACGATTGCTCCAAGATcctctaaaataaataaatggtcaaatattAATTTTGATACATATTATGTACTGatgtatttacatttccttACTAAAAGTGTGCTGGAACGTGATCAACTACAtgactagtttgttcagaatcagctgtttatcactaATTGTCTGATTTTCTTCTTATACATTCTCGTAGCAGCACggcacattaaaaccagtggaaGCTCAGCCTCTATTGATCTCTATGAAGCAGCACAGAATAGAGTGAGATGGTGATCGGATAAAAATGGTGAGATTGTAACGACCAGGGAACCTCAGCATCTGTTAGTGAGGGCAGAATTTATGGAAGAATAACTGAAATTAGCTTTccttgtttcaaagaccagcagccACCACTAACGCAAACATATCCTGGGCTAGCAATTGTTAGCACTGCTAGACAATAACCAAGATTGTCAGATTAGTTGAGCACATAAACAACATAGCAACATGTGCTACGTGTATGACTGATtacagtgaaacaaataagacagaaatgCTTCTAACAGTAAAAAGGAGCAGTACACGGTGTGGTCGCCTAAGCCGGGGTACGAGAGGTCGCACCGAGTTTCCGAGttgagttccgactacaaatggaaagCACCATGAGAAGATGAGCtcagaaaggaaaagaaaaagctccGTACCAAGGTTCTCCAGTCCTGAGTAACTGATGAGAGAGCAGCTCATGTCGACTTCTTCCAGAGGTGTGTCTTTGTGATTTAAGAAGTTCCAGTTGAATTGACCCCTCTTGTCAGTATGAAACCAGTCTGACTGACCGACATACCTGAGGACACAGCACAGGTGATCACATGGAAACTGGATCTGGGAGCACATTTGAGGTCACGGCTATGACTCAGCATGACAACAATAATGCTGCATACTTATTATTAGTTATATTATGTTTATAGCTGCCAGAGGAAAGCAATGGGTGAGTTGAAAATGTTAACtaactttaaagctgcagttggtAACTTTGatgatatttgttgttgttgacgttattattctgcctgtttggtcttcatgaacgaTGTATATTCTTTTTTACCTAAAATTGTCTCGTGTAATCCCTAATGTCTATCAAAGACAGCGTTCTCTATGAACACATGCCTGAACCTGCAAGGAAGGATGCCAAGTGGTCAGAACCaatcaaagacagaaaaggGGCAGGTCTTCACCTCTGGCTCTAATCCATCTTTATTTCCATGTGACTGATGTAGTGTGTGTGCTGAGGCTTGTGAGACTTAACTAATAATGCAAGCTAATACAACACAGTTACAAGCACAGAACCAAAGTCAAATGAAAAAGAAGCCTGCAACCTTTCAACAGCCTTATCAAATCTAGAGTCTGACACTAACTTTACTCCAGTGAACTCAAAGTTTcagacagattttctttttaaatagttaaacaTACAGCTTTAATATACAGCTGATTACATAGTAGCATCCTTAAGTGagtccccctcctctcctctgtccctttcctttcaccccaaccggtcgaggcagatgctgcacatgtgtgagtctggttctgtcacagatatcttcttctctccaccgcctagtgtttgctcatgtgtgaactgttgtatctctctg
This Solea senegalensis isolate Sse05_10M linkage group LG8, IFAPA_SoseM_1, whole genome shotgun sequence DNA region includes the following protein-coding sequences:
- the dmac2 gene encoding distal membrane-arm assembly complex protein 2, translating into MSAHLMSLHRCCQRSARLLVAGRPWSSSSVSSPPLHTRLLLFLTQRFYDVEMLLRWRSQQGQRRVQKKNAYYSYTQHFHGADIAAAFYVLSLKGGFRYVGQSDWFHTDKRGQFNWNFLNHKDTPLEEVDMSCSLISYSGLENLVGQQSLRTLSLQGCPEVDDWFLARLHVFQDSLEELDISHCPRITTGGLAALRNLKGLRRLDMSSLPGLSNPGLVIILLEEMLPQCQIIASGYDLSLSQEGIEERNEQHEQGHESDKSEKQAIY